The following are from one region of the Arthrobacter sp. TMP15 genome:
- a CDS encoding metal-sensitive transcriptional regulator: protein MELDSQELTPVINRLKRAQGQLAAVTRMLEEGWDCKDVVTQLAAVSKALDRAGFAIIAAGLEQCIRKEDANMSIKDLEKLFLSLA, encoded by the coding sequence ATGGAACTTGATTCACAAGAACTCACCCCTGTTATCAACCGGCTCAAACGCGCACAAGGACAGCTCGCGGCCGTCACACGCATGCTCGAAGAAGGCTGGGATTGCAAAGATGTTGTCACCCAACTTGCCGCTGTGTCCAAGGCCTTGGATAGGGCTGGCTTTGCCATTATCGCCGCGGGCCTTGAGCAGTGCATTAGGAAAGAGGACGCCAACATGAGCATCAAGGATCTGGAAAAGCTTTTCCTGTCCCTTGCCTAA
- a CDS encoding DUF1905 domain-containing protein, giving the protein MAAAKEPQPLDFTFTAPICKDGAFATYLVVEGSAELLGTRRAIKVTGTLDNKTPFQATLMPSGTGPHWLPLRAALCKAIGKSDAGEQVRVHLQQRLS; this is encoded by the coding sequence ATGGCAGCAGCCAAGGAGCCACAGCCGCTCGACTTCACTTTTACTGCTCCTATCTGTAAGGACGGAGCCTTCGCCACCTACCTAGTGGTTGAAGGCTCTGCCGAACTATTGGGCACTCGCAGGGCCATCAAGGTCACTGGAACATTGGATAATAAAACACCTTTTCAGGCCACACTGATGCCCTCCGGCACGGGACCACACTGGCTGCCACTGCGCGCTGCTCTGTGCAAGGCAATAGGAAAGTCCGACGCCGGTGAGCAGGTCCGCGTGCATCTTCAGCAACGCTTGAGCTAA
- the bioD gene encoding dethiobiotin synthase codes for MSRTQVELPAVVLITGTDTEIGKTLTTAALAATLQGQGATVAVYKPVQTGVRAQEAGDAGEVGRLAGTLTCVEGIRLELPMAPTAAAVRENRTLPTLAGHLRTIRSLADQHDHVLVEGSGGLLVALDEQGNTMAELAAACHDCAVVVVCRSGLGTLNHTLLTLEALAVRGVTAAGLVVGSWPNEPTMVELDNVDYFLTLPVPLLGRLPAQASLLTKELFSAGAATWLSVLARIAKR; via the coding sequence ATGAGCCGCACACAGGTGGAGCTGCCCGCCGTCGTCCTTATAACGGGGACGGACACAGAGATAGGAAAAACACTCACCACTGCGGCCCTGGCCGCAACGCTGCAGGGGCAAGGGGCCACAGTGGCTGTGTATAAACCAGTTCAAACAGGAGTGCGTGCCCAGGAGGCCGGTGACGCCGGTGAGGTAGGGCGGCTGGCCGGAACACTCACCTGTGTGGAAGGGATTAGATTGGAATTGCCCATGGCCCCAACGGCGGCTGCCGTTCGTGAAAACCGCACGTTGCCTACACTTGCTGGCCATCTACGCACTATCCGCTCACTGGCTGACCAGCACGACCACGTGCTAGTGGAAGGCTCCGGGGGGCTGTTGGTTGCCCTGGATGAGCAGGGCAACACCATGGCCGAACTCGCCGCAGCATGCCATGACTGTGCAGTGGTTGTTGTGTGCCGCAGCGGCTTGGGAACGCTGAACCACACGTTGCTAACCCTGGAAGCGCTCGCAGTCCGAGGGGTCACTGCTGCCGGGTTGGTGGTGGGATCCTGGCCAAACGAACCAACCATGGTGGAACTAGATAACGTGGACTACTTCTTGACGCTGCCGGTTCCTTTGCTCGGACGCCTGCCGGCCCAGGCATCCTTGCTCACCAAAGAACTATTTAGCGCGGGGGCCGCAACTTGGCTGTCCGTACTGGCACGCATAGCCAAGCGTTAG
- a CDS encoding cytochrome P450 — MTYHVVSEPSAVKEVMRRSDDFAPTNALTSVVPLTPATLRILSKAGFALPPVLASATGERHRTVRKAVAGFFTPAKVAAVTPRVRELTRHHLGETATALTAGPVDLALCLARHIPPVIMAELTGQANPPLEELKKWSRDSLELFWGWPHAERQIELAHSAADFYRWLRSEVVASQGKESLFGVLLDTGLSTAEVCSLGYFLVIAGQETTSQLINTALYRGIGLGRQEWAKLAIAENASHHVQGVLASESSVHTWRRRALHDTELGGAALPAGAEILLELSGRHTPDSPPTAYSLAFGYGLHRCLGAKLAELETMLVIQESAAALPELELAGPEPGWLRLLSFQTPTTVTATRILG, encoded by the coding sequence ATGACTTACCACGTTGTCAGCGAACCCTCTGCGGTCAAGGAGGTTATGCGTAGAAGCGATGATTTTGCACCGACGAATGCACTGACATCAGTAGTGCCGCTGACCCCTGCCACGCTGCGCATTCTCAGCAAAGCCGGATTTGCGCTGCCACCCGTCCTGGCCTCGGCCACGGGGGAGCGCCACCGTACCGTCAGGAAAGCTGTTGCCGGGTTCTTCACGCCCGCCAAAGTTGCTGCCGTTACACCACGGGTAAGGGAACTGACTCGTCACCACCTAGGTGAGACTGCTACTGCATTGACTGCAGGGCCCGTGGATCTAGCGCTCTGTCTTGCCCGCCATATCCCGCCAGTGATCATGGCCGAGCTGACGGGACAGGCGAATCCACCGCTTGAGGAACTCAAGAAATGGAGCCGTGACTCCTTGGAGCTGTTCTGGGGCTGGCCCCATGCTGAGCGTCAGATCGAGCTCGCTCACAGCGCAGCGGACTTCTACCGTTGGCTACGCAGTGAGGTGGTTGCTAGCCAAGGCAAGGAATCTCTCTTTGGCGTGTTGCTGGATACAGGATTAAGCACTGCCGAAGTGTGCTCGCTGGGCTATTTTTTGGTGATAGCTGGCCAAGAGACTACCTCGCAGTTGATTAACACCGCCCTGTACAGAGGGATCGGGCTAGGAAGACAGGAATGGGCCAAACTGGCAATCGCCGAGAACGCTTCGCACCATGTGCAGGGGGTATTGGCGAGCGAGTCATCTGTCCACACGTGGCGACGCCGCGCACTTCATGACACAGAGCTTGGCGGTGCCGCCTTACCTGCCGGTGCCGAAATCCTATTAGAGCTCTCCGGCCGGCATACCCCCGATTCACCACCCACCGCGTATTCCCTGGCGTTTGGCTACGGCTTGCACCGTTGTCTTGGTGCCAAGTTGGCAGAGCTTGAAACCATGCTCGTGATACAGGAGAGCGCTGCGGCGTTACCTGAACTGGAGCTGGCGGGTCCGGAACCCGGCTGGCTGCGCCTGCTTTCCTTTCAAACTCCAACAACCGTCACGGCGACAAGGATTCTAGGATGA
- a CDS encoding 8-amino-7-oxononanoate synthase encodes MEQWLHSRAFVRERRGLVRTADAPAGTTLESGRHEVSSGPPLDLAANDYLGLSRDPRVTAAAIDAVAHHGCGARASRVVNGTLAVHNYLEEQLCLLTAAQSALVFSSGYLANLGVLTSLGGPGTLLILDSHVHASLLDAARLARSPVVMVAHGDTAEVGAVLAARTQPRAVVVVESLYSVLGDAADLNELAVLCARHDAWLLVDEAHGIGVAGAGRGAVYEAGLGHASHVVRTVTLSKALGSQGGAVLGSATLREHLVNTSRTFIFDTALAPAAAGAAAKAAQIILAEPALAQQLHSNATTLARLCGFARSPGAVQSVPMPSAEDALQAAQTLRTAGLLVGCFRPPSVPDGVSRLRLTARADLMAYELEHAAVLLGRVMPALPDSSLGSAVAELDKEK; translated from the coding sequence ATGGAGCAGTGGTTGCATAGCCGAGCTTTTGTCCGCGAGCGCCGCGGCCTGGTGCGGACGGCTGATGCGCCTGCCGGAACTACCCTTGAGAGCGGCCGGCACGAGGTAAGTTCCGGCCCACCGCTGGATCTGGCAGCCAACGATTACCTTGGTCTGTCCAGGGATCCTCGGGTGACGGCGGCTGCCATTGACGCCGTGGCACACCATGGCTGCGGTGCGCGAGCATCGCGGGTGGTCAATGGCACCTTGGCGGTACATAATTACCTCGAAGAGCAGCTGTGCCTGCTGACAGCAGCGCAGTCAGCGCTGGTGTTTTCTTCGGGCTACCTGGCCAATCTCGGTGTACTGACATCACTGGGTGGGCCAGGAACACTGTTGATTTTGGATTCCCATGTTCATGCCTCGCTATTAGACGCCGCACGGCTGGCCCGCTCTCCTGTGGTCATGGTTGCCCATGGTGATACGGCCGAAGTGGGTGCTGTGTTGGCAGCCCGCACACAGCCACGGGCAGTTGTGGTCGTTGAATCGCTGTATTCGGTGTTGGGGGACGCCGCGGACCTTAACGAGTTGGCCGTGCTGTGTGCACGTCATGACGCATGGTTGCTGGTAGACGAGGCGCATGGGATAGGTGTGGCTGGAGCTGGGCGGGGTGCCGTGTATGAAGCTGGTCTGGGCCATGCCAGTCATGTTGTGAGAACCGTGACGTTATCCAAAGCACTTGGTTCCCAAGGTGGTGCCGTACTGGGCTCCGCTACTTTACGAGAACACCTGGTAAATACGTCAAGGACCTTCATTTTCGACACAGCACTGGCTCCGGCCGCCGCTGGTGCTGCCGCAAAGGCCGCCCAGATCATCCTGGCCGAGCCGGCGCTTGCACAACAATTACATAGCAATGCAACTACGTTGGCGAGACTGTGTGGCTTTGCACGCTCTCCAGGAGCCGTGCAGTCCGTTCCCATGCCGTCGGCAGAAGATGCCCTCCAGGCTGCCCAGACACTGCGCACTGCCGGATTGTTAGTTGGTTGTTTCCGACCTCCTAGCGTGCCCGACGGCGTATCTCGCCTACGCCTGACAGCGCGCGCTGACCTCATGGCTTATGAACTAGAACATGCCGCCGTGCTACTTGGCCGGGTTATGCCCGCACTGCCGGATAGTTCTCTTGGCTCAGCTGTGGCTGAGCTAGATAAGGAAAAGTAA
- a CDS encoding adenosylmethionine--8-amino-7-oxononanoate transaminase translates to MPSPPFAAVVLERHLPRMPERTAADPLTDTSLSKGTHSRSLVERDRGLLWHPYAPLDGPDPYAVLGAAGTKLHLQDGKGEEFEVVDAMSSWWSAVHGYRNPALDAALAEQAGTFSHVMFGGLTHAPAVELAERLAAMAPAELAHVFFADSGSVSVEVALKLALQYQRARGFPQRSRFLALAGGYHGDTFAAMSVCDPVDGMHAEFSSLVAKQLFLPRPPQAHLMGDELVCDPVEVANWVAVLEETVRRYGDELAAIVLEPVLQGAGGMYVYAPECLHAARRVANEFGLLLIVDEIATGFGRTGKLFAAEWADVVPDIMCVGKALTGGYLTLAAMLCSREVAAVITASPLRALLHGPTFMANPLACAVAVASLKLLETVPWKKQVAAIETGLASALAPALALGPVREVRVLGAVGVIALNAPVDVQALTRAAVLRGVWVRPFRNLVYTMPAYISTPEDVATIGAGLVSAVASVHG, encoded by the coding sequence GTGCCCAGCCCGCCATTCGCCGCCGTGGTGCTGGAACGGCACTTGCCCCGAATGCCTGAGCGCACCGCCGCGGATCCCTTAACTGATACGTCATTATCAAAGGGAACCCACTCACGCTCACTGGTAGAGCGAGACCGTGGGCTGCTTTGGCACCCCTATGCTCCGCTGGACGGTCCGGATCCTTACGCCGTTCTTGGTGCGGCCGGGACCAAACTGCACCTGCAGGACGGGAAAGGGGAGGAATTTGAGGTGGTTGATGCTATGAGCTCGTGGTGGTCGGCCGTCCATGGTTACCGCAACCCGGCACTCGACGCTGCGCTGGCTGAGCAGGCCGGCACTTTTTCACATGTCATGTTTGGTGGACTGACGCATGCCCCGGCCGTGGAACTAGCCGAGCGGCTGGCGGCCATGGCACCTGCGGAGTTGGCCCACGTCTTTTTTGCTGACTCGGGTTCTGTCTCGGTGGAGGTGGCCTTGAAGTTGGCGCTCCAGTACCAACGCGCTCGCGGTTTTCCCCAAAGAAGCCGGTTTTTGGCGCTTGCCGGTGGATATCACGGAGATACTTTCGCTGCCATGAGCGTCTGTGACCCGGTGGATGGCATGCACGCGGAGTTTTCCAGCCTCGTGGCGAAGCAGTTGTTCCTGCCTCGACCGCCGCAGGCTCATCTGATGGGTGACGAGCTTGTGTGCGACCCGGTGGAGGTAGCGAACTGGGTGGCGGTATTGGAGGAAACTGTCCGTAGATACGGGGACGAACTAGCCGCAATTGTGCTGGAGCCGGTACTTCAGGGTGCCGGTGGCATGTATGTTTATGCACCCGAATGCCTGCACGCAGCGCGACGTGTGGCCAACGAGTTTGGATTGTTGCTGATAGTTGATGAGATTGCCACCGGTTTTGGCCGCACCGGAAAACTGTTCGCCGCCGAGTGGGCGGATGTGGTGCCGGACATCATGTGCGTGGGTAAGGCGCTCACCGGGGGGTACCTGACACTGGCTGCAATGCTGTGTTCGCGTGAAGTTGCGGCCGTCATAACCGCCTCGCCGCTCCGGGCGCTCTTGCACGGGCCAACGTTTATGGCTAACCCTTTGGCCTGCGCCGTTGCTGTGGCCTCACTGAAACTATTGGAAACCGTGCCTTGGAAAAAACAGGTGGCAGCCATAGAAACAGGATTAGCCTCCGCTCTGGCCCCTGCGTTGGCGCTGGGGCCGGTTCGCGAGGTCAGGGTGCTGGGTGCAGTGGGGGTTATTGCCTTGAATGCACCCGTAGATGTTCAGGCGCTTACCCGTGCGGCTGTCCTGAGAGGAGTTTGGGTGCGGCCTTTTCGCAATCTTGTTTACACCATGCCGGCCTATATAAGTACCCCCGAGGACGTGGCCACGATCGGGGCAGGCTTGGTATCGGCAGTGGCCAGTGTCCACGGCTGA
- the bioB gene encoding biotin synthase BioB, whose amino-acid sequence MFNNFQALADRQLTGATLTREDALAILTSSDEQLLEVVAAAATLRRAYFANTVKVNYLVNLKSGLCPEDCTYCSQRLGSAAQILKYTWLKPEETLKQASTGVAAGASRVCLVASGKGPSDRDVDRVADMVAGLKSEHPDVEVCACLGILKDGQAERLKACGVDAYNHNLNTSEEMYKEICSTHEFSDRVRTVEHAKSAGLSPCSGLIVGMGENNEDLIDAVFALRDLGSDSIPVNFLMPFEGTPLEDTWLLSPTHCVRILALIRFACPEAELRMAAGREMHLRSLQPLALNIANSLFLGDYLTSEGQPGQADLEMIADAGFTVLGGKPAEGAVPEHVVPGHSGDFGAGAQPAIRRRGAGTALAPNA is encoded by the coding sequence GTGTTCAATAACTTTCAAGCCCTAGCCGACCGGCAGTTGACCGGTGCCACCCTGACTCGTGAGGATGCTCTTGCAATCCTGACTTCTTCCGATGAGCAACTGTTGGAAGTCGTGGCCGCCGCGGCCACCTTGCGCCGTGCCTACTTCGCCAACACGGTAAAGGTGAACTACCTGGTAAACCTCAAGTCCGGGCTTTGTCCAGAGGACTGCACCTACTGTTCGCAGCGTTTGGGTTCCGCCGCACAGATTCTAAAGTACACGTGGCTCAAGCCTGAAGAAACTTTGAAGCAGGCATCGACTGGTGTTGCGGCAGGCGCTTCACGTGTTTGTCTGGTGGCCAGCGGGAAGGGACCCAGTGATCGAGATGTAGATCGGGTCGCGGACATGGTTGCTGGGCTAAAAAGCGAACACCCTGACGTGGAAGTTTGCGCGTGTTTAGGAATTTTGAAGGATGGCCAGGCGGAACGGCTCAAGGCGTGTGGGGTGGACGCGTACAACCACAACCTGAACACCAGCGAGGAGATGTATAAGGAAATCTGTTCAACCCACGAATTCTCCGATCGGGTGCGCACGGTGGAGCATGCCAAGAGCGCAGGCCTCTCACCATGCTCGGGCCTGATTGTTGGGATGGGGGAGAATAATGAGGACCTCATCGATGCTGTGTTCGCGTTACGCGATCTTGGCTCAGACTCCATCCCCGTGAACTTCCTCATGCCTTTCGAGGGCACCCCCTTGGAGGACACCTGGTTGCTGAGCCCTACTCACTGTGTGCGCATTTTGGCCTTGATTCGTTTCGCGTGCCCAGAGGCGGAACTTCGCATGGCAGCCGGGCGTGAAATGCACCTGCGCAGTCTCCAACCGCTGGCTCTGAACATTGCCAACTCGCTATTCCTTGGCGATTACCTCACCAGTGAGGGTCAACCTGGCCAAGCCGATCTTGAAATGATTGCCGACGCCGGATTCACCGTCTTGGGCGGTAAGCCAGCTGAAGGTGCTGTGCCTGAACACGTTGTGCCCGGGCATAGCGGCGATTTTGGAGCAGGTGCCCAGCCCGCCATTCGCCGCCGTGGTGCTGGAACGGCACTTGCCCCGAATGCCTGA
- a CDS encoding TetR/AcrR family transcriptional regulator C-terminal domain-containing protein, which yields MSLTREKVIETAFGILRDYGLADLSMRRLARDLGVQPGALYWHVKNKQDLLGILSVMILAPAGESITVADAYVSTEPTTGLSILRRWAQNIRDVLLQVRDGAEMVAFTHALAPDSLPSLQEPLGHFVLAGVPAEQAQWAGLTLVHYILGTVTQEQTRSGLVKAGVLPGPLDPESESATFNFGLDLFLAGVTKLVR from the coding sequence ATGTCTTTGACTCGTGAAAAGGTGATTGAAACCGCTTTTGGGATCCTGCGCGACTACGGTTTGGCAGATCTATCCATGCGCCGTTTAGCTCGAGATTTGGGCGTGCAACCTGGCGCACTGTACTGGCATGTGAAGAACAAACAAGATCTCCTGGGTATCCTCTCGGTCATGATCCTAGCTCCGGCTGGAGAGAGCATTACGGTTGCGGATGCTTACGTTTCCACGGAGCCAACCACCGGGCTCTCGATCCTGAGACGTTGGGCTCAGAACATCCGAGACGTACTTTTACAGGTCCGTGACGGGGCCGAGATGGTTGCCTTCACGCACGCACTAGCCCCGGACTCCCTCCCTAGCCTGCAGGAACCCTTAGGGCACTTTGTCTTAGCGGGCGTGCCAGCCGAGCAGGCCCAGTGGGCTGGCCTGACGCTGGTGCACTACATTTTGGGCACAGTGACCCAAGAACAAACACGTAGCGGCCTGGTGAAGGCCGGGGTTCTCCCCGGCCCGCTTGACCCCGAGAGTGAGAGCGCTACTTTCAATTTTGGTCTGGATCTGTTCTTGGCCGGGGTTACAAAATTGGTGCGCTGA
- a CDS encoding class F sortase, with product MVKNCSRRGGPLGPAAAAVLLATLTFGVAACGPATTSASTTQTQQSTSSSPAAPTTAAPPPTVEPSSPAPAPPAKPAIQGEVLPASAPVSLTIPDIGLTTNLMTLAREANGEAEVPPEAVGSPAGWYKHSPTPGELGPSVILGHVNATNNPEGVFFRLHELTEGEEFSVTRADGSVAVFAVDRSEIFKKNAFPTLAVYGNTDRAEIRLITCDGYEASSGEFTENFVVYAHLVSSNAG from the coding sequence ATGGTAAAAAACTGCAGTCGTCGCGGAGGCCCTCTGGGCCCCGCGGCGGCGGCGGTCCTCCTGGCAACCCTCACCTTTGGTGTTGCCGCATGTGGGCCCGCCACTACATCCGCAAGCACCACACAGACACAACAGAGCACCTCAAGTTCACCAGCAGCACCTACCACCGCTGCGCCACCACCCACTGTTGAACCCTCGAGTCCCGCACCAGCACCACCGGCTAAACCGGCCATCCAAGGCGAGGTACTCCCGGCTTCAGCACCTGTTTCATTGACGATCCCTGACATTGGTTTAACCACAAACTTAATGACGCTGGCGCGCGAGGCCAATGGCGAGGCAGAAGTACCCCCGGAAGCTGTAGGCTCCCCCGCTGGATGGTACAAACACTCCCCCACCCCCGGAGAGCTCGGCCCCTCCGTCATCCTCGGTCACGTCAACGCAACCAACAACCCCGAAGGTGTCTTCTTTCGGTTGCATGAACTCACCGAAGGCGAAGAGTTTTCCGTCACCCGCGCCGACGGTAGCGTTGCCGTTTTTGCTGTAGACAGAAGTGAAATATTCAAAAAGAACGCCTTCCCCACCCTGGCCGTATATGGCAACACCGATCGCGCCGAGATCCGGTTGATCACCTGCGACGGCTATGAAGCCAGCTCGGGAGAATTCACCGAGAACTTCGTAGTCTACGCACACCTTGTCTCCAGCAACGCCGGATAG
- a CDS encoding DUF3817 domain-containing protein, producing MTPRIFYRTLAIAEAVTWTLLIAGMILKYAVGVGDWPVKVGGFAHGLVFIGYVTAAVLVGLNQRWPKRLIVGAGATAFVPYLTIPFDRWLERKNMLEGNWRTSVTDHPHDGHWVQVLLRWMLNRPVLLGVIFVVFVGGIMSTMLFIGPPGGRA from the coding sequence ATGACACCACGTATTTTCTACCGCACATTGGCCATCGCCGAAGCGGTCACCTGGACACTGTTGATCGCAGGAATGATTTTGAAATATGCGGTGGGTGTTGGTGACTGGCCTGTCAAAGTGGGTGGTTTTGCGCACGGCTTGGTGTTCATTGGCTATGTGACCGCCGCCGTGTTGGTAGGCCTGAACCAGCGCTGGCCCAAACGCCTCATTGTGGGAGCGGGTGCCACAGCCTTTGTCCCGTACTTGACCATCCCGTTTGATAGGTGGCTTGAGCGAAAGAATATGCTTGAGGGGAACTGGCGCACCAGCGTCACTGATCACCCACATGACGGACATTGGGTTCAAGTCCTTCTGCGCTGGATGCTTAACCGTCCAGTGTTGCTGGGGGTCATCTTTGTGGTTTTTGTTGGCGGCATCATGTCCACGATGTTGTTCATTGGCCCGCCCGGGGGGCGTGCTTAG
- a CDS encoding oxygenase MpaB family protein gives MENIVSRWQRELRGTFANNSLTIPQWQVDLEKGDDGGYFGPGSAVWAVHGSMTTTVAGIQALLIQALHPGALAGVHDHSNYRTDPLGRLAGTIRWIFTVSYGDTATAQKASAKVLRIHEHIHGTYTTNNGDERPYTANNPELLRWVHLAFTQAFLGTHQAYGEPIPDGADAYVGDWAVAGALMRVLQPPVTVQELQSQLAGFTPELRYDHRVKEIVTFIKNPPLPRSQQGGYKILFAAAVASLPEEYRELLRLNPPRLGQLALPMTVPTKAVLGVVGWSLGPISPSESAARRRRSRLGMGEIPKLPR, from the coding sequence ATGGAGAACATAGTATCCCGGTGGCAACGTGAGCTGCGTGGAACCTTCGCCAATAATTCGCTCACCATCCCGCAATGGCAGGTGGACCTGGAAAAGGGCGACGACGGAGGCTACTTTGGGCCCGGATCGGCAGTCTGGGCGGTGCACGGCTCCATGACGACTACTGTGGCAGGGATCCAAGCACTTTTGATCCAGGCGTTGCACCCTGGCGCGCTTGCGGGAGTGCACGATCACTCAAATTACCGCACAGACCCGTTAGGCAGGTTGGCCGGAACTATCCGCTGGATCTTCACCGTCAGCTACGGTGATACTGCTACGGCGCAGAAGGCTTCGGCAAAGGTCTTGCGCATCCACGAGCACATCCATGGCACATACACCACCAACAACGGAGACGAGCGCCCCTATACTGCCAACAACCCGGAATTGCTGCGCTGGGTGCATTTGGCTTTTACACAGGCATTTTTGGGTACACACCAAGCGTATGGGGAACCAATACCGGACGGCGCTGATGCGTACGTGGGCGACTGGGCCGTGGCAGGAGCCCTCATGCGGGTTCTCCAGCCTCCTGTTACCGTCCAAGAGTTACAGTCACAATTGGCTGGATTCACCCCGGAGCTTCGTTACGACCATCGGGTGAAAGAAATTGTTACCTTCATCAAGAACCCGCCGTTGCCGCGTTCGCAGCAGGGCGGCTACAAGATTCTCTTTGCCGCAGCCGTGGCGTCACTTCCGGAAGAATACCGTGAACTGCTGCGATTAAACCCACCCCGCCTGGGCCAGCTGGCCCTGCCAATGACTGTGCCTACCAAGGCAGTGCTTGGGGTAGTGGGCTGGAGTTTGGGCCCCATATCACCAAGTGAGTCTGCGGCCAGGAGGCGCAGGAGCCGATTGGGCATGGGGGAAATTCCCAAATTACCTCGCTAA
- the mptB gene encoding polyprenol phosphomannose-dependent alpha 1,6 mannosyltransferase MptB, giving the protein MTSTRAALPEVKHKLFSKLPFRTGTAASAMWQGFAGSLLLLLGSFGVGWLASSSVLIRNPLFILARTTPVAVITTTVMLCVGAALMLRAWVRLRQHLAGWDDDCGPVLKKALSLWVAPMMLALPLFSRDSYAYIGQGRLMQQGLDPYTNGISALNNYFSLGPDTLWTEAPTPYGPLWLWLEHLAVILPASSPEIALIPFRLASLAGVILLAVYVPKLAARHGFNPHRALWLTVLNPVVLINFVASVHNDSLMLGLVVAGIYYASAKRPIVGILFVTASIAIKPITLIALPFVGLLWAGYQAGWVRKFGIWAATLGISTAIMAAMGAINGFGFGWLAALQTPGTVWIWYAPVGLFSNAVGFVVMVLGGAGAAVTDVIQTIGQLTSILIVMALAFLKLTLPPQSPQSPQSPQSPTKNGAIFLDQSQRYSQAVLRRMAWAFAAVVLLAPMIQPWYMLWLLAFFAVTGIPEGWQTRLTLYLSAFFTLIALTDQLSVFPWIPVVLIRTIAIALGLICILYVMFFDKKTRGQFLRPRQLASFPTTAP; this is encoded by the coding sequence TTGACCAGTACGCGCGCGGCCCTGCCGGAGGTGAAGCACAAGTTGTTCAGTAAACTGCCTTTCCGTACTGGCACGGCTGCATCAGCCATGTGGCAGGGATTTGCCGGTTCACTGCTGTTGCTCTTGGGATCCTTTGGAGTTGGCTGGTTGGCCAGCAGTTCGGTACTGATTCGCAACCCGTTGTTCATCCTGGCCCGAACAACACCTGTGGCCGTTATCACCACCACCGTGATGTTGTGCGTGGGGGCGGCATTGATGCTGCGGGCGTGGGTGAGGCTGCGCCAGCACTTGGCCGGCTGGGACGATGACTGCGGCCCTGTCCTGAAAAAGGCGTTGAGCTTGTGGGTGGCACCAATGATGCTTGCCCTGCCTTTATTCAGCCGTGACTCATACGCCTATATTGGTCAGGGCCGGCTCATGCAGCAGGGCCTTGACCCTTATACAAACGGTATTTCAGCGCTGAACAACTATTTTTCACTTGGTCCCGACACGCTGTGGACGGAGGCACCCACCCCCTATGGGCCGCTCTGGCTCTGGCTTGAGCACCTGGCGGTGATATTGCCGGCCAGTAGCCCTGAGATAGCGTTGATTCCATTCCGTCTGGCCAGTTTGGCGGGCGTTATCTTACTGGCAGTCTATGTGCCCAAACTGGCTGCACGCCATGGTTTCAACCCCCACCGCGCACTGTGGCTGACTGTGTTGAACCCGGTGGTTTTGATCAATTTTGTGGCTAGTGTGCACAACGATTCACTGATGCTGGGGCTTGTGGTTGCCGGCATTTACTACGCCTCGGCCAAACGGCCCATAGTGGGCATCTTGTTTGTCACGGCTTCTATTGCCATCAAACCCATCACCTTGATTGCCCTCCCATTCGTGGGGCTGCTGTGGGCAGGCTATCAGGCCGGTTGGGTGCGCAAGTTTGGTATTTGGGCTGCAACGCTGGGCATTTCAACAGCCATTATGGCGGCTATGGGTGCAATCAATGGGTTTGGTTTCGGCTGGCTTGCCGCCTTGCAAACTCCGGGCACCGTGTGGATTTGGTATGCACCTGTGGGCTTGTTCTCCAACGCAGTTGGTTTTGTGGTCATGGTTCTTGGCGGTGCGGGTGCTGCAGTGACTGATGTTATTCAAACCATTGGTCAGCTCACCTCCATCCTGATTGTGATGGCGCTGGCGTTTTTGAAGCTCACACTGCCACCGCAGTCACCGCAGTCACCGCAGTCGCCGCAGTCACCGACGAAAAATGGTGCCATATTTCTTGATCAATCCCAGCGCTACAGCCAGGCGGTGCTCCGGCGCATGGCCTGGGCGTTCGCAGCCGTGGTCCTGCTGGCGCCAATGATCCAACCCTGGTACATGCTGTGGCTGTTGGCCTTCTTCGCTGTCACCGGCATTCCCGAAGGCTGGCAGACCCGTTTAACGCTGTACCTGAGCGCATTCTTTACCTTGATTGCCCTCACTGACCAACTAAGTGTTTTTCCCTGGATTCCCGTGGTGTTGATCAGAACCATAGCCATCGCATTGGGTCTTATCTGCATCCTGTACGTGATGTTCTTTGATAAAAAAACACGCGGACAGTTTCTGCGCCCACGCCAGCTCGCATCGTTTCCAACCACGGCACCGTAA